The genomic stretch TTCAGAGATAATGAACTGGgaggaaaaactaaacaaacaacaacaaaaaaaaaaccttcctgcTAGTAAGatacaatacaaattatttttaaatttttttttgtaaacctagAACAAGAATATAGCAAATAAATTGGCAATTAACCTCAACAATTAAAAATCCAACCATACAATTCCCACTGGTTTACACTGTTATAAATACAGAGCATTAAGAGCAGGGCACTGGTTTTGGTATGGGGGTGGTGATGGCATttacttttcttattttctttgtataagtAGGTGGTGCAGTCATGTGGTTACAGCTGTAGATTTATACACAATGTGACTCATTGGGCAAGTCTTCATTTCACCTCTAGACCTAGCCCTTATACTGAGAAAAAACAGGATCCCACCATGAACAAGATGTAACAATTCTGGGTGCCATATCTTTTACAAGAGGAAATCCAGTGGTATAGCAATATAAACTAGTGGGAAAAGTACATGTAAGGCTAggtatgttaatagattatacttatccattaactaaatgcaaagtgaatgaatagaagaaaaatctaaatcaaatccatatttggtgtgaccaccctttgccttcaaaacagcatcaattcttttaggtacacttgcacaaagtcagggattttgtaggcacaAAGTCatgtgtatgattaaacaattataccaaacaggtactaatgatcatcaattcaatatgtaggttgaaacacaatcattaactgaaacagacacagctgtgtaggaggaataaaactgggtgaggaacagccaaactcagctaacaaggtgaggttgctgaagacagtttactgtcaacagTCTTACactatggcaagactgagcacagcaacaagacacaaggtagttatactgcatcagcaaggtctctcccagtcagaaatttcaaggcagacaggggtttccagatgtgctgtccaagctcttttgaagaagtacaaagaaacgagcaatgttgaggaccatagacacagtggtcggccaaggaaacttactgcagcagcatcatgcttacttcccttcgcaatcggaagatgtccagcagtgccatcagctcagaattggcagaaaacagtgggaccctggtacacctatctactgtctggagaagtctggtcagaaatggccttcatggaagacttgcagccaaaaagccatacctccgacatggaaacaaggccaagcgactcaactatgcacgaaaagacaggaactggggtgcagaaaaatggcagcaggtgctctggactgatgagtcaaaatttgaaatttttggctgtagcagaaggcagtttgttcgccgaagggctggagagcggtacacgaatgagtgtctgcaggcaacagtgaagcatggtggaggttccttacaAGTTTGGGgcttcatttctgcaaatggagttggggatttggtcagaattaatggtctcctcaatgctgagaagtacaggcagatacttatccattatgcaataccatcagggaggcatctgattggccccaaatttattctgcaacatgacaacaaccccaaacatacagcaagaGTGactaagaactatcttcagtgtaaagaagaacaaggagtcctggaagtgatgataTGGCCCcgacagagccctgatctcaacatcatcgagtctgtctgggattacatgaagagagagtagcaactgaggctgcctaaatccacagaagaactgtggttagttctccaagatgtttgggccaacatACCTGCTGAGtgccttcaaaaactgtgtgcaagtgtacctagaagaattgatgctgttttgaaggcaaagggtggtcacaccaaatattgatttgatgtagatttttcttctgttcactcactttgcattttgttaattgataaatataaactattaacatgtctatttttgaaagcattcttactttacagcattttttcacacctgcctaaaacttttgaacATAGCTACAGAGCAAAAGGTATGTTCAGTAATTGAATATCATATAGAACTTTAAAACACATGagttaataaaataagaaattgatAAATTCCTTTTGACTTTTTTCGACTAAATgtctttttcaattactttaaagGCAAAATAGCAATACcataaattgttatttattttatgatggtAAAAGTTCCACAGTGTAGATTGCCATTCTTTCTATATCAAACAACAGGAAACACACTTTATTCTTACTCATCACACCCCAGACGCATATCCAATGAATCAGTTTAGATTACAAACCCTAGTACCTAGGACCACTTCTGCGATCATACACACAGGCTTGATTGTGTCTGTTGAATGTCCTTACTCAGCTGTTAATGGATACAAGCAGGAACCACTCTCCAGATATTTATATAGTAATTTATCCTGTATTACTAACACTTGGCTGGAAGCCATGCAGTCATTCTTGTATGAgcctttggaaaataaataagaaaaaatggTTGAGTCATTTTCCTGGTGTTTCAAGCAGCTCCTTACATAGCTCTCCTTCCGTGGCAGCTATGAAAGGCTAAGCAGAGACAGGGATACCTTGCTCATATTTGGCAAAGTCCAGGCTCTCAACTTTAAATGCTGCTATGAACTTTGTCCTAAAGAATGTGAGATTTAAATCCCAGAGGTTTACTGTGTGCAGCAAACACATAGATTTATCAAAGAAAAGAGGCACAGACTGGTTATGCATGTTTCATTGACTggctttgaaaaaagaaaactgcagtctgtaaaaagaaaacaatatatactAGAATGGTGTTTGTGAACACAATAATCCAAGTTCTTGCCTTCTGTGGGTTGTGAAACATATTTTCAGTAAATCAAATCCCACACAAACTATTCCAGACTGTTAACAAAacgtattttttaaaactgcaaaggTTTAGAAGgcttttaaaaccatattttagtttttcagaagacatcttttttaaatgactgtaccTCAGGCTTTGATATATGATAGCTTGTCTTTGGATGGGTTCTAGTTTTATGGAGGAGGGGTGGGCAACAATTATAATCTAATTATAATCTAATTAGGAAACACTATCTAAGCACAGAACATCATTATCTGGTGAGTTCCTGGCAATGTAAGCAGTGCTATTTGGTGATATATCATTATAATTCTTATGACATGCCAAGTCAATGTTATTCCAAGAGGTTCACATAATagatgtttcagtgttttttttcattaggaAGAAATCACACAAAGTGTTGACCTCTACTAGCTTCATTGTAATAGTATGAAGGTGGTGGGGTCAGCATTATACTGTGAATGTTATTACTTTGGGAATGTAAACTGTCATGTAAACAATGATTGGCTCCCAAGATTGTTATATTTTGATAACACATCATATTTCAGGCAGTTAAAAAGCAATTATGCTTCATGATGACAGGGTTAATCTCAGTTGCAAATAGTATAACCGCATTGATTTTTAATTCAAGCATACTTTTCTCttccaaaaaaataatcaaagaaaatattCATTTCGGGTACGCcccaaacaaaactgaacaaatcCCAACTCAGTCCCCCTTGATGAAGATACTTGCAATCACCCACGAGGAACAAAGCATAGTGTGCAGAAAACATCTGCCAATGTTTCTCACGCTATGTGCTTTATTAATCTCATCACATAACGAAAATCTACAAGTACAATATAATTGTTCAAATAGTAATGTTTAGACATCATTTTGTCATAAGGCTAGTTAAGATCCTTAGGCCTGGCCTGATTTGGAAAATATGCAAAATTAGCACAGGTGTTCAGGCAGGATCTTTGTCTAATTTAGTGGTGCATAAAGTAAGGGGAGAATACAGAGGAGGTTTTAATAAATTACAGGGGCCAAGCAATGAGAACTCAGCGTACCTGTGATGCAAAATACTGGATACTACCTGCTGTGGAGAAGAGGGGATCTGAAGCAAGACCTTTGCCTTCATAAGAATTGAGCCtgtttgttttcaatataaaAGTGTTGTATGAACTTGCACACACATTGAACTTTTTGCTCTGCATTTTTCAGCCTGCTGTTTCTGAAAAATAACCATTTCTCtgaaaataacaaattcaaactAACACCTCAAGCTCCTGGTACTTTCCAAACTAACCATCTTTTCTGAAAATAAGTATGTACCAAGTGATAGCCACCTAGACTATGTattttcatcagaaaaaaaacaaggtgttGTTTGGTCTTACGACATCACTAGCTTAAAGTGGTCTAGTAATGTGCTAAGAAGAAATATCCCAgaatatatttttagtggaggtgttaAGACAGGATCCGGACATGATGCTTAACTTAACTGCTAGCTCGCTGAAATTAAttattctatttaaaatgttgaataagCCTATCATTTCTATATAACCAAGATAATGCATTATAATTATGTTTACTTAGGGTAATATGTGCATTTTTGCTTAAACTTATTGTAAGTATTTTGTAGCatgatttttattaaacattttgtgAGTTTGCTAGTTCTCAAAAACATTGAAACACTAATACGGCCCTGATTCAATTGTggtttttgaaaataactttgaaagtCTAAAATAGGTTTTGATGGGATAACACCATTTTTTTCCAGAGCCATGATTTTCCATGGAAAAGCTGAAGCACATTGCTCATTGCTCACTGATGTATTACAGTTTCAGTGTTGGCAAATTGGTTTAACAactactgtaaaactgtaaaaagttTCCAAAAAGGTATTGAGGCAAGTGGTAATATTTCAGTCTCAAAATTAAATGAAGATCGAGTGGGAGAAAAGTACATTCCACAATGACGGAACAACTTAAGCAAACAGTCCCTAGTGCAATGATGAGATGTACAAGTTAAAATTACCTTGTGTTACATTTGTGGGAACCATTTCTTAGCATAGTCCCTGTGGGCTGGCTTTAAAGCATTCAGGTTTGTAATATCTCCCAGGCATCTTACAACACACCATTCCCTGCTGTTTTTGCCTGAATACATCACTGTTGGCTTTGTGTGCCACCTTCTATTATTACAGGAAACTGAGCAGAAGTACAGTGTGGGCTGTACTTCACTGGAGATTTGGAAGTGACCAAGCCTAATGCATTCTTTGGACAGGTTCCAAACACAGGAGGGGTGAGGTCAGTAGAGTAAACTTGTGAATTGCTGCAAACCTCCTAACATGTACCACTTCAACTTTTCATTTTGAAGCTTTTGTTCTGATAGGGATAACACCTGCAAAGTTTTATAAAACTAATCAGTTTACACTTATTTTTGTTAGCATTtgaacagatagacagacagactcagATTTTGCTGCCTACTATACAATAAACTCTTTATTAAGCAGGTATGTGCAtagttaaaatgcaaaaataactgTGTTGTTTGAAATTGTAGTTCAATTTTTTTGATGGATGTACCAAAATATTGTTTCTAgtgaaaacaattatttaaattttagGGCTAAGAAAAAGTGGTATGTCAGAACTCTAGAGAGGATAAATTCTGCCAGTGCACCAACAATCCTACCTTTATAGAAATGGATATGGATACAGTGGGATTAGCGTTCATTTCAGAATCTGAATACCAATGATAATTTAAACTTCTAATTGGAACCCCTTTGTTCTAGGAACAATTGCTCTTTTGTGTCTGCTGCTGACTACTGCATGTGGTTACTGGGATTTACAAACCATGTGACCGGATGAGCAGCTGAAACAGTGAGGAACACATTTACATGAACAGACTATGCAGTTTGAATAATGTTTGTTCTGGGAGGTATATATATGTTGTAATGGTGGCTTTTGGTGATATTCTATTTGGTCAAATGTATGGTGGGAACTGTGGATTTATTAgtgaaactaaaacaataaatacaacagctATCCACTGTAACAAAGTCAGTCAATTCAAACCTGTCtaaaatttatattttcagtgaagggaaaaaccatttatttttatggTGTCAACATAGGTCAAAACTAACTTTACCATAAACGTATGAGTTTAAACCTTAACTTACTCCACACcgtgatatacacacacacacacaaatgttaaCATTACTTGTTCAGCTGGAATTTGAAAAGCATCTATTGAAGCAGTATGAATTGCTGTTTCACTCACCACTTGATGGAAACAAAAATCACTGCTCATTCAAACATGGTCCCTGAAGAGTATATAACCCAACCCCTCCCCAACACAAACTTAGctaacatgcatttctttcaaagcaGGTCACAGGAAATGCCTGCAAAATTACACAATTCAGAAGAGAAGTCAATTTGCTGACTATGTAAAAAACAGTATCTAATGTGCACAAGTATCCCCTAAATATTCACCTTCTAGTCTATACTACAAACATATGGACCTTTCCCATGGATCTTTGTTATCATTtagttttaaaaccaaaacaatagaaaGTTGAAATCCGATGAATGTGCCAAATAGGGTCTGCTTATAAGGTACAGTACCCACAGCCTTACGTCACAGCAGTATGAAGCAAGAAGAAATAGCTAACATTCCTAGTTAATTTGACTTTGTAATTATCTCAGGAACTGGATAACAGTTTTgtaacaatatttaatattttaagtacattttgtAGAGCTTCCCTGCTGAAAGAATGTGAAGGACATCTAAAGTAGGAAAGGCCTGAGCACTATATGTATTTCCTGCAGCCAGAATCACCAATATctgactgttgcattttcatttgtttgaCACCCCTGTAATCAGTTTATTCGTCAGATATGGAGAAACATAGTTACCAAAACAGAACCTACACCACACaaattaaactgttaatgcaGACATTCACCTTGTTTTCaccagatacattaaatacagcatttttattttacagttgaaCCTACCTAATATTAgaaaaatgtcagtttgtcaaATAGGGACTGTCGTAATAGTTCAACCAGTTACTCGAACTAGTGTAGCGTTTACACCAGGCCTAAATAAAACAACGCTAATGTCAGTAACACACATCCCTGCCACAAATGCAAAGATACAATCAGAGCTGATGAAAAGGTTGATAACCATGACATGCATTAACAATAGAATAATTAGCTATtacatgtttaatcacaatttgatgaATTGTCcagatactgtatatgtaaaaattaAGGTgcgacagacagatggacagaagACCTTGCAACATCTCCAGAATGTCATTCTCAATAACTTAAAATGCTCATACCAAGTTTCCCCTTTGCAAGTGacttgaggatttaaaaaaaaaaactgctgtagaTTCTTGTTATCCCCCCACCCTTAATTCAACACTATCTTCCAATGGTCTTTGTTTGCCCCCTTGTGTCCATGTGCACAACAGCAGCTAATGAACTGTATACAATAACCAACAAAACCTTAGTCTACTGTCCTGTGTTGAATGTTGCACAATTAACCATAAGGTAAGTAGCTTGCCTGTGTTTGTTTCTTGCTACTACATTTATTGAAAGTAAACCTCACCTCAGTGTTAGCTCAACCCACTGAAGCAATCTTTCACAGGATTATCAAAATTCAGTCATGAAAAATCAGACAAGTTCCGAAAACATAACCGATTAGCACTACAAATTACAAGTCAACATGTAAGATGACATAGGTCATCAGGTGCTATACCCTGTCCATGGATGTCCATACCAAGTCTCAAAAGaattggaagaaaaataaataaatgaaatatccAACTGAACTTTACAATCTAATTAGTCAGATTaactttttactttaaaaacaaatcacatttgAAACGACAGGTTAGCTTTTATGACACCACacatacttgttttaaaaagtcagccATTTAGTCTCACTGAATTTGCAGCAGCTGCCAACTCTGATCCTTCTGTATCAATGtgttaatgtacatttcagaataTTACTTTGCAGTACctttaaagattaagtagcagggttccgaaaaacatagcgttacacgtccccacgtgttgctacaactgtttaaagtAGGTAGtatctgtcatttcttttcattgttaacatcttgacaattttttacacataactttaaagacTGCTTCAAAGCCCTTTAAAATTGTCTGCTCAATGGAATGATAATGCAATAATTATTGTtcacattatcaaacaggtaacacagcaataacggtTTCaaccatgatgtggtacagagcACTTTATACGAAAAAAAAAGGCAGATctctagagcagccattttgaaaagcgcttttaaaacagtcttaaagttataagtgtaaaaagttgtcagactgttaataatgaaaagaaaaattacagggtgtataatgctttattttttgaaatcccgctacttactctttaacagtGCTAAACAAAGCAAATTATTGATGCTGATTTTGACCACCaaccattttaattaaaataagaaaacacaggGCATTTAAGCCCAAGGTTTATATGCAGTTATGATGATGTTGTTGTACCCCCTTTTCCACAGATTTCAAATTCCATcagagatatttattttaaaataaaattactttaaatctgaatttttatttacaacatacCATGGCATAAATAtggagaaaagaaaaattaaaaacaatttaatacggggggggggggggggggggagggggaaagGGAGTatgatgaatttaaaaaaaaaaaaaaaaaaaaaaagctaattttacacctgttttaaaaataacttggTGTATTCAGGATCTGTTATGGATGATCATTCAAAGCTGAGCAAGCATGGCCTGTATGTTCCCTTTGATTACTAAGTCTTATTAGGATTCATATGATGTTCATACACATTTCCCACCAAACCTATTTTGTACTAAAGCTATATTCTACTCTTAGACGATGCAAGTAGCTTCAAATCTCTCCCTGATACAGGTATATAAATGACAATTTTTATAGATCATAGAGCTCTGAAATACTAATTATCCATCATAAATAATTCTTTGGCTTCCATAACTAGGCATCAATTTCATGTTAGCAAAACTACAACATTAGTATAACATTGCTGGATCTGTATTACATTCTAGAACACAGCATCTTCACAGTTGTCAAGTTTTTAGTACAGATCTTGGCTGTATTATTGTATGTTTAACCCATTTTGCTAACACAATAGACACTTAAAAGACAAGTGTTGTCAAAATAAACAACTTCTGAATTTCTTCCATAAGGATGTGGCTTCAGCATCTAATAATTGCATTCAATGTGACAAAACAAAGAATCATAAGCATTTTGACAATGTGTTTCTAAAAAGAATGAGTAAATATCTTGGTCCCAAATTAGTTAATCCAAATTGATCTATTCTATAATTCTTAAAAAGTGCCTTTGAAAAGACAAATTTTTCAATATGTGAATTAAAACAATCATTCCTAAGCATgtattttagatgtttttttttaaattgataaagaTGGTCAAATATGTGACAACACTTAACCCTTAATGGTAAGCCaaaaaaagtatgtatgtatgtgtgtgtgtacatgtatatatatatatatatatatatatatatatatatatatatatatatatatatatatatatatatatacacatacatacacacacacacatacatacacacacatatacacgcacacttttttttaattattacaaatacacacaattCTTAGCTATAATGTACAATAGGGGCTAAAAAGACTCAAGGGGTGCTCATATCTAACACTCCTGCTTATCCTGTACCTCACAGGAGCAATGGAGCTGAGAACTGCACACTTCAAACATGAAGATATTTAATGTGAAAAATTGTCACTTAGTTCAGGCCTTGTGTTTCCATGAAATATTGCAGGGCGCAGTCCTGACATTATTCTTCCAGATCCAGTGTGTTTAGTTCTTCTTCAAGTTCATCTAGATCCTCCCCTGTGAAAAGATTCTCATCAACAGGAACCGCTTCAATCTTCTCATCTTCCCGAGTCTCCCCTTCACTGTGCTCCCCATTTGCTTCAGCACCTCCTGATGCCCCACTTATTTTACTGGCtgcaatacattaaacaaatgacGTTAACATTCATTAAATAGATTTTCactatttataaaatatgcaaGCTAAATATGATTACTCAGgacaaggtttaaaataaaagttgatCATTTATTGCTCCTTGAAGGAATTGAGTTGGGATCCCTGCAAAATGCCTTTTAACCCAGTACTCACCATTCGTTATGGTAAATCTGTCAGCGCCAGCTACAGTGATGCCAGCATACTCTACTTCCTTTGGAACAAATCGTGCTAGATCAATCTCACTGACTTCCACAGAAtcttcaaactgtaaataaaaagggCATATTTTACCTCAATCAGTCTGGAACATAACAGCATTCAAGGGATTCAATCTGCTGAAGGTTCAcaaaagggaaaaaacaaaacaatgccgTACAGCAATACAATGTTGAAATGCTCTTTACCTCATCATCTTCATTATCATCCTTGTTTTGGACATATCTAGAGTCATCAgcttcttcatcatcatcatccaccAACTCGGGTCGGAACTGAAACACTTCACGACCACTGACCTGTTGAAATAAAATCACAATTATACTGCCAgttcagtactttttaaaatgatgacgTAATTCTATAAGaagccaaaataaattatatatcaaattacataaaccTGTAACCATAGATTGCTGACAAATGGGTTGTTTTAGTTTAATCCACATTAATTTTTTGACAGCATATTACAATACGCAACACTACATTACTTTTGAGATTTTCATAAAATTACCCTCTAGCTATGGTTGCATATTTTCACAACTCAAACCACAAACATATGCATGATACATGGCTATTTGTGTGGATTAAATTGTTATTGCATTCAAGCACATTTTTAGTATGTACACAATCAAACACCTTACGTTTCTCTTAGATTTGTCTTATACATTACATTTCGTGGTATATTTAACACAAGTCCTTAATGCTTGGACCAAACACCATACGTACCCCAAATGATCTTCCTGCTGTGAAGTCAGCTCTTCTTTTCTCCATTTCAACCTCAGCTTTACTAATCTTGTCTtccctctttcttttcttccaggATAAGAATGTTTCGAGGGTAACCCTGGTAACATTTGGTCCCAAAGCAGATCTCTGCAAGGACCCAAAAACCAAATGCAATTGCAGTTTTTGCTTGAAAATGTTGTTGCGAGTTgttagcaactataaaggcttccaagaaaacattgttcaatcatcacaaataatcgctaATACAGCTCGCTACATTTCCcataattagttaatgggctacttaagttgtatcgtgTACAAAGCATAATCTTatgctgaagtttaagtgcactgatctgtgttagatacagaagaggagctataggccaatttgtgggttttgaaccttagcagaggtcaaaggtcatgggtaataacattttttataacgcacgtatgacttcctatatgtgttccatatgaaccatgactaTCTGTGATCACTGAGGCGCAAGGAGCCAATTTTTAGCTTGACCTTTTGGGGTCAAAGGTCGCAGgtgattacattttttcatagagcacatatgacttcctatgcatgttccattataactttgaccatatcggcacgccctaggagataaaatttaaacgtaaattccaatatggccgccaaactaCGTGACCAATCTGCTTTCAATTTTAGcggttattactttataatgggccacacaactgtaccaacattgaaGCGCATACGTGCAACACTGTTGTTGTTATGGGTCATACAagttgtttttcaattatcaatatggccgccaaaccacGCCATTTTGAAAatcgacagtacttcacattaccctctaaAATCTTACTTagtttcatgtctctagtgtattgcagtatggatttatactttaacacatgtaaatatagcactcgtgaaattgttattttgctcgctgcatccatgtttAACGAAAAAGTGGGGATTTGACAAAACTTAGAAAGGGCCTTGTCCTGAGCAAACATGACAATTTGGGTGCCGATCACCACTGCGGTTTCAGACAAGgtgatctttgaatattttgcgcgAATCCAACGCGGTGAGCAAACCAACTGTCCAACTAATTTTTTTTcaacgttttcttttttataagtcATTCATACACTACATGCAAGATCTCCATCTTAAGTCTTTTTgtcgacaagagttttgaatattgtccaatattttcataAGATCTACCCTAGTGGCAAAACTGAACTTTTTCCACTCGCGGACGCCAGTCTAGTTGTCCACACATGGGTATCTACTTACGTTTTCATGTGTTTTCATGACTCTGCGACAAACATTTggaggaaaaataataataatacacagcaataataataggcttcccagcctttggctcgGAAGCTTAACTAACCAGCTACAAGAGGAACTTTGTCATAGATTTCTATTGTACATCACATCTCCAGATGGCACATTTTGGCCTCAGTCTAGTATAAATTGACATATACAAAAACAACTGACAGGTTGAATTTACATACAGCGTGAATTTACCTCTTTCTCTATGAGTTCTTCCATTgatatttcttcttctttctcttctttctttttgtctttcttcAGCACAAAGCCAGAGGGAAGGGCATGGCGATACATGCAAACGTCACCTCCACCGGGACACACCCAAAACCAGCCATATTTGTTATTTTCAATAGCGTCAAGAAAGTAC from Polyodon spathula isolate WHYD16114869_AA chromosome 11, ASM1765450v1, whole genome shotgun sequence encodes the following:
- the LOC121322634 gene encoding zinc finger CCCH domain-containing protein 15-like → MPPKKTAPVTSKKTDQKKKEKIIEDKTFGLKNKKGAKQQKFIKNVAQQTRQAGAGEGEKNKKIDKKKELSELNELFKPVVAAQKVSKGVDPKSVVCAFFKQGQCTKGDKCKFSHDLSLERKCEKRSVYFDGRDEDLEKDTMDNWDEKKLEEVVNKKHGEADKKKLKTQIVCRYFLDAIENNKYGWFWVCPGGGDVCMYRHALPSGFVLKKDKKKEEKEEEISMEELIEKERSALGPNVTRVTLETFLSWKKRKREDKISKAEVEMEKRRADFTAGRSFGVSGREVFQFRPELVDDDDEEADDSRYVQNKDDNEDDEFEDSVEVSEIDLARFVPKEVEYAGITVAGADRFTITNASKISGASGGAEANGEHSEGETREDEKIEAVPVDENLFTGEDLDELEEELNTLDLEE